A genomic segment from bacterium encodes:
- a CDS encoding response regulator, with protein sequence MKEKKLLVIEDDENHRYMLKRTLEEEGYMVLLAPNGEEGIRLAKDKGPQVILLDIIMDTSDEGMRVLSEIKKFAPEMEVIMLTAVNNISTAVKAMKDGAFNYITKPFSNEALRVVIEKAFQYHAMKAELDRKIIELENLFLITEKFVTEELGLEEVLHLINKLEHLFKCDGGVLLLIRDSKAIIKSCLKVSEKKEKDVIEKSIELKSSDLKLLQDGKIKMIRDIKIGDPLYPLSKELKLIKESQTLLLIPLKVGNKLIGFINIYTTKEHEVLREDIPFIQKIATHLAIFVQYIESVREVKRLETEAELGKLSGGIVHEISPLIMPLEEYIKTKNLQEITRIKERLKMIVDELRNYTKGRRELNLLPCRINTINELLEEALTQYWGKMSENKIKPPKLPDIPTKEDIEINIDKGKIGMVFSNLISNAIDAIKIKNIQEGILRITVSIAEDKRKIFISFEDNGCGIREDEREKIFDLFVTSKKETGMGLGLSSCKTIMKKHKGDIFVEWTKIGEGSKISVELPIELPIKAGNNLS encoded by the coding sequence ATGAAGGAGAAAAAGTTATTAGTTATTGAAGATGATGAAAATCATCGCTATATGTTGAAAAGAACATTAGAAGAAGAAGGATATATGGTATTATTAGCTCCTAATGGAGAAGAAGGTATAAGATTAGCTAAAGATAAAGGACCACAAGTGATACTTCTGGATATAATTATGGATACATCTGATGAAGGGATGAGGGTTTTATCTGAGATAAAGAAATTTGCACCAGAGATGGAAGTGATAATGTTAACGGCTGTAAATAATATCTCCACAGCAGTTAAGGCAATGAAGGATGGAGCTTTTAATTACATTACAAAACCTTTTAGTAATGAGGCTCTTCGGGTTGTTATAGAAAAGGCATTTCAATACCATGCGATGAAGGCAGAATTAGACCGTAAGATTATAGAATTAGAAAATCTATTTCTTATTACAGAGAAGTTTGTTACAGAAGAGTTAGGATTGGAAGAAGTATTACATCTAATAAATAAGTTGGAACACTTATTTAAATGTGATGGAGGAGTTCTTCTCCTTATAAGAGATAGTAAAGCAATAATCAAATCTTGCTTAAAAGTATCTGAAAAAAAAGAGAAAGATGTGATAGAAAAGTCGATAGAATTAAAATCATCTGATTTAAAGCTGCTCCAGGATGGAAAAATAAAGATGATAAGAGATATTAAAATAGGTGACCCTTTATATCCCTTGTCCAAAGAGTTAAAACTTATTAAGGAAAGTCAAACTCTTCTTTTAATCCCCCTGAAAGTAGGAAATAAACTTATAGGATTTATAAATATCTATACGACCAAAGAGCATGAAGTCTTAAGGGAAGATATCCCTTTTATCCAAAAGATTGCCACTCATCTTGCCATTTTCGTTCAATATATTGAATCAGTTAGAGAAGTAAAAAGATTAGAAACAGAGGCAGAATTAGGTAAATTAAGTGGAGGAATAGTTCATGAAATTAGTCCCCTGATAATGCCTCTTGAAGAGTATATTAAAACAAAGAACTTACAAGAGATTACAAGAATTAAAGAAAGATTAAAAATGATAGTTGATGAGTTAAGAAATTACACTAAAGGAAGAAGGGAACTTAATTTATTACCTTGCAGGATAAATACTATAAATGAACTCCTTGAAGAAGCCTTAACCCAATATTGGGGAAAAATGAGCGAAAATAAGATAAAGCCTCCGAAATTGCCTGATATTCCTACAAAAGAAGATATTGAGATTAATATTGATAAGGGGAAAATAGGTATGGTCTTTAGTAATTTAATTTCAAATGCTATTGATGCCATAAAGATAAAAAATATACAAGAAGGAATACTTAGAATAACCGTATCTATTGCTGAGGATAAGAGGAAGATTTTTATATCTTTTGAAGATAATGGTTGTGGAATTAGAGAGGATGAGAGGGAGAAAATTTTTGATTTATTTGTCACATCTAAAAAGGAAACAGGGATGGGTTTGGGACTATCATCTTGTAAAACCATTATGAAGAAACACAAAGGGGATATATTTGTGGAGTGGACTAAAATAGGAGAAGGTTCTAAGATTAGTGTTGAATTACCTATTGAATTACCTATTAAGGCAGGAAATAATTTATCATGA
- a CDS encoding restriction endonuclease, with the protein MNNQKPNILIACNDEISLKFLEDELSKRNYTPILVTSEEEVIDKLTSDNIKLLITDLKLKEFKNGIEKVIDEHYFEKIKQTRPNVEIIIYTGTETEIYKEPLGKISPYFQLRKEKSPLEFILLLIEFCLSLNEIDNNNKKGAILESLMEYIFNGIDGFSARKNVRPPAAEIDILINNEIGFGFWQRVGYNIPVECKNLSEKVDSEMMRAFIRKISENIRFESCNVALYISPSGFTSDIKDVLIRENKISIVLMDDYRIKEFVSADNRVILLKEYIGKCWTSEQDREFFMKKRNLI; encoded by the coding sequence ATGAACAATCAAAAACCGAATATTCTGATAGCATGCAATGATGAAATATCTTTAAAGTTTTTAGAAGATGAATTGAGCAAAAGAAATTATACTCCTATCTTAGTCACTTCTGAGGAGGAAGTAATAGATAAATTGACATCCGACAATATCAAATTGCTTATTACCGACCTTAAACTTAAGGAATTTAAAAATGGAATAGAAAAAGTTATAGATGAGCACTACTTTGAAAAGATTAAACAAACCAGACCAAATGTAGAAATAATTATTTATACCGGGACAGAAACAGAGATTTATAAAGAACCTCTCGGGAAAATTAGTCCTTATTTCCAGTTAAGAAAAGAAAAGTCACCGTTAGAATTTATTTTGTTACTCATAGAATTTTGCCTAAGTTTAAATGAAATAGATAACAATAACAAAAAAGGTGCTATTTTAGAAAGTCTTATGGAGTATATTTTCAACGGTATTGATGGCTTTTCGGCAAGGAAAAATGTAAGACCACCGGCTGCAGAAATAGATATTCTTATTAATAATGAGATTGGGTTTGGATTCTGGCAGAGAGTAGGATATAATATTCCTGTTGAATGTAAGAATCTGTCAGAAAAAGTGGATTCAGAAATGATGAGGGCATTTATTCGTAAGATTAGTGAGAATATTAGATTTGAATCGTGTAATGTTGCACTTTACATTTCTCCAAGTGGTTTTACCAGCGATATTAAAGATGTTCTCATAAGGGAGAATAAAATTAGCATTGTATTAATGGATGATTATAGAATAAAAGAATTTGTATCAGCAGATAATCGGGTAATATTACTAAAAGAATACATTGGGAAATGTTGGACATCAGAACAAGATAGAGAATTTTTTATGAAGAAAAGAAATCTTATTTAG